A stretch of Podospora bellae-mahoneyi strain CBS 112042 chromosome 5, whole genome shotgun sequence DNA encodes these proteins:
- a CDS encoding hypothetical protein (COG:S; EggNog:ENOG503NUNP), with the protein MASNQKPLIDQLDKDKLKQKLDVSHFDFNAILRGAQLTMVGAHRAMQNPGLFTSEHYKQAAIAVGAGIAIRLLVVIPLVLLQILFWVLSFFVNIPWDESFFTFIEEHVLQFPLFFMSLVRYITPTLDDLFMDSLQWVDMTYIQKHKHDEDPSKLRAMYYPNLRLYKKSDGSTNSTSTAENVSMFLFRFARRGAISLGVFLLSYLPYVGRFVLPAASFYTFNKAVGLGPAGIIFGTGILLPRRYLVIFLQSYFASRGLVRELLEPYFARIKFTKEQKKQWFRSREGLLFGFGIGFYTLLKTPLLGVLIYGIAEASTAYLITKITDPPPAPAEAKEFAAGQVEWKNKQKFLSLSLDKLDTLHDKPPAYSETDPHPEARPITEQ; encoded by the exons ATGGCTTCAAATCAAAAACCGCTGATAGATCAGCTGGACAAAGACAAGCTCAAACAGAAACTCGATGTCTCCCACTTCGACTTTAACGCCATCCTCCGAGGCGCCCAACTGACCATGGTTGGTG CTCACCGCGCGATGCAAAACCCGGGTCTCTTCACTTCTGAGCACTACAAGCAAGCTGCCATCGCCGTCGGAGCCGGAATCGCCATTCGTcttctcgtcgtcatccctcttgtcctcctccagaTTCTCTTCTGGGtgctctccttcttcgtcaACATCCCCTGGGACGAGTcattcttcaccttcatcgAAGAGCATGTCCTCCAAtttcccctcttcttcatgagCCTGGTCCGCTACATCACACCTACTCTCGACGACTTGTTCATGGATAGCCTGCAGTGGGTGGATATGACGTATATTCAGAAACATAAGCATGACGAGGACCCGTCCAAGCTGAGGGCTATGTACTACCCCAACCTGAGATTGTACAAGAAGAGCGATGGGAGCACCAACTCGACGAGCACGGCGGAGAACGTGAGTATGTTTCTGTTTCGGTTCGCGAGACGGGGCGCGATTAGCTTGGGGGTGTTTTTGCTGAGTTACTTGCCGTATGTGGGGCGGTTTGTGCTGCCTGCTGCTAGTTTCTACACGTTTAACAAGGCTGTCGGGCTGGGACCGGCCGGGATTATCTTCGGAACGGGGATTTTGCTGCCTAGGAGGTATCTGGTTATCTTCTTGCAGAGCTACTTTGCTAGTAGAGGCCTGGTCAGAGAGCTGTTGGAGCCCTACTTTGCAAGAATCAAGTTTACCAAGGAGCAGAAGAAACAGTGGTTCCGGAGCCGTGAGGGGCTCTTGTTTGGATTCGGCATTGGATTTTACACGCTGTTGAAGACTCCATTGTTGGGAGTGTTGATTTATGGCATTGCCGAAGCT AGCACTGCCTATCTCATTACCAAGATCACCGACCCCCCTCCGGCCCCGGCCGAGGCCAAAGAGTTTGCAGCCGGTCAGGTCGAGTGGAAGAACAAGCAAAAGTTCCTAAGCCTGAGCCTCGACAAACTCGATACACTCCACGACAAACCGCCTGCCTACTCCGAGACAGATCCACACCCAGAGGCAAGACCGATAACTGAGCAATGA
- a CDS encoding hypothetical protein (EggNog:ENOG503P12V; COG:S), with protein MDSSRTRGASFTAPRRVFTAPVHQPAVAPPRPSSSSSASQPTGGLVDTLYDHPNVKIVSFSAGSQFLAIGSKGTGPDIEPGSLSWSSQLERTIAVGPFRIYRAPGSVAFLSCGSALQPILKKSQVWCVDEEPSKFVLQIRRPQYWRIEVPVKDPEDQRRAEVLREVFDQILQFEKTPCPFARSFTVDLPESAPVKLKPWTPARRSSACLPVQPSTPVEIAHIHRGPPRGSICLGDLSLSEQGKYLDSTLEENPREHKAKSQAHEGSPVGEPSGKALRPSPLKIKKTEEKGPVTPPQLTVVTPPPSNPKKTRTPREVSPESASFQSPKNSQDSFRSPDSWASNSLPLSPPLSSPGSPRSSLPFRTSLQNSCLDTPTTPVAAPSNNLTTAAKASQSWSISTSESGRTENSEEATLSSSISELECSPKSKAPASRQQSIPSIIHSVPEEAIEDEPEYESFPTAFTTPTPTISISPSPSSTTITTPTQQQRRPGIRRATTSSSLAPDRRAWSPLPPAADLFTPRSTLTSSPPSNRQMRSLPMMVVQKTCEILMSPPSHLISLMLKIAARILAGEWKGLIFGWGEKGERLEVEWDWSDDDISPQQQQRKKTMGTRARGWSTLTVNNSNGNNANERVDDWWLKRKKSRDQMAGTFPESDDEEEGVDPLEVKNRRVKALSGGEDEDAMSSGVD; from the exons ATGGACTCCTCGCGAACACGGGGAGCATCTTTCACGGCTCCGCGCCGCGTCTTTACGGCACCAGTCCACCAGCCTGCGGTAGCGCCCCCGcggccatcttcctcctcctccgcttcgCAACCCACCGGCGGTCTCGTCGATACTCTTTACGACCATCCTAATGTGAAAATCGTTTCCTTCTCGGCAGGATCCCAGTTCCTTGCCATTGGCTCCAAAGGCACGGGTCCCGACATTGAGCCTGGCTCGCTATCTTGGTCCTCACAGTTAGAGCGGACCATTGCAGTCG GACCTTTCCGCATTTACCGCGCCCCTGGATCAGTCGCATTCCTGAGCTGCGGCTCTGCATTACAACCCATTTTGAAGAAGAGTCAGGTCTGGTGCGTGGACGAAGAACCCAGCAAGTTCGTACTACAGATACGACGCCCCCAGTATTGGCGGATTGAAGTACCAGTGAAGGATCCCGAGGACCAGCGACGAGCCGAAGTGTTGCGAGAGGTCTTTGACCAGATTCTGCAGTTTGAAAAGACTCCGTGTCCTTTCGCGAGGTCTTTCACCGTTGACCTTCCAGAAAGCGCTCCTGTCAAGTTGAAGCCATGGACACCAGCGCGGAGATCCAGTGCCTGTCTCCCTGTGCAACCATCTACGCCAGTCGAGATTGCGCATATCCATCGGGGTCCACCACGAGGGTCGATTTGCCTTGGCGACCTGTCATTGAGTGAACAAGGCAAATACTTGGATTCGACACTGGAAGAAAACCCAAGAGAACACAAGGCAAAATCCCAGGCTCATGAGGGCTCGCCTGTAGGAGAGCCGAGCGGAAAGGCGTTGCGCCCATCACCCCTTAAGATTAAGAAGACTGAAGAAAAGGGGCCTGTCACCCCTCCACAGCTCACAGTGGTCACGCCGCCCCCTTCAAATCCCAAAAAGACGAGGACTCCACGAGAAGTATCACCCGAGAGTGCCAGCTTTCAGTCACCAAAAAATTCTCAGGATTCCTTTCGCAGTCCAGATTCATGGGCTTCAAACTCTCTACCTTTGTCGCCACCCCTGTCCAGCCCAGGGTCCCCTCGAAGCTCTCTACCCTTCAGAACTAGCCTCCAGAACTCGTGCCTTGATACCCCTACAACACCCGTTGCAGCACCTAGCAACAACCTTACCACAGCCGCCAAGGCATCACAGTCATGGAGTATCTCCACCTCCGAATCCGGAAGGACGGAGAACAGCGAGGAAGCCACTctatcctcctccatctctgAATTGGAATGCTCCCCAAAGTCCAAGGCCCCAGCGTCAAGACAACAGTCTATTCCTTCCATTATCCACTCGGTCCCAGAAGAAGCCATCGAAGACGAGCCAGAATACGAGTCCTTCCCCACAGCGTTCACCACACCAACTCCTACCATTTCCAtctcgccatctccttcctcgacgacgatCACCACGCCcacacaacagcaacgccGTCCGGGTATCCGTCGGGCTACTACTTCATCTTCGCTAGCCCCCGACCGTAGGGCGTggtctcctctcccccctgcAGCGGACCTCTTCACCCCACGCAGCACACTCACATCTTCCCCACCTTCCAACCGCCAGATGCGCAGTCTgccgatgatggtggtgcaaAAGACGTGCGAGATTCTGAtgtcacctccctctcaccTCATCAGTCTGATGCTGAAGATTGCGGCGAGGATCTTGGCAGGGgagtggaaggggttgatatttgggtggggggagaagggggagaggttggaagtGGAGTGGGATTGGAGTGATGACGACATCAgtcctcagcagcagcagagaaaGAAGACGATGGGGACAAGGGCGAGGGGGTGGTCGACGCTTACGGTTAATAATAGTAATGGTAATAATGCGAATGAGAGGGTGGATGactggtggttgaagaggaagaagagtaGGGATCAGATGGCGGGGACTTTCCcggagagtgatgatgaggaggagggggttgatccTCTCGAGGTTAAGAACAGGAGGGTGAAGGCGTTGagtggtggggaggatgaggatgcgaTGAGCTCGGGGGTGGATTAG